The window GTACCGCTCGGCGGCGTGTCGGTCGGGATCCTCGACCTCGTCGATCGGATCCGGCCGCGGGTACTCGAGGACGAGTTCGGCGATCCCTGTGGTCTCGCCGGTATAGGCGAACCCGCAGCGGTACAGCGCCTCGTAGGCGAAGGGGTTGTTGACCGCGATCCGGAGGCGCTCGTAGCCGCGCTCGAGGGCGCGGTCCCGGACCAGCCGACAGAGTCGCGGGCCGATGCCCTCGCCGCGGCGGTCGCGGGCGACGGTGACGTACCGCAGCCAGAGGGTGTCCTCGTCGGTGCGATCCTCGTTGAACGCGACGGCGGCGACGATCTCGCCGTCCTCGTCCCCTTCCTCGCGAGCGACGGCCTTGCCCGTGTTCGTCATGACGAACTTGCCGGCGTAGCTGAACCGCTCGTAGTCGAGGCGCAGTTTCGGTCCGTCCGGCGGCCAGTCGAGCAGTTCGTACTCCACACGCGCAGTTGGGGCGGGCGTCCCTATGTGGGTTCGGGATCAGAACCGATTCCGCCAGCGCTGGGTCCGCAGCACCTCGTCTTTCATCGCCGAACA is drawn from Halopiger aswanensis and contains these coding sequences:
- a CDS encoding GNAT family N-acetyltransferase yields the protein MEYELLDWPPDGPKLRLDYERFSYAGKFVMTNTGKAVAREEGDEDGEIVAAVAFNEDRTDEDTLWLRYVTVARDRRGEGIGPRLCRLVRDRALERGYERLRIAVNNPFAYEALYRCGFAYTGETTGIAELVLEYPRPDPIDEVEDPDRHAAERYRTGLEEFRERDLSAEEEEFLESRRGSEPPDPEVEADS